The Liquorilactobacillus nagelii DSM 13675 DNA window GATCAATTTGATGATTGAGAAACTGATTAACTTTTAATACATTTCCAGGTAATACAAGTCCTTCTTGCCTAATCCTGTCTTCCAATACTTTCACAATGATTCCGCTCCTTTAAAAAAATAGTGGCTCCTTTTACTATAAGTAATAGAAGCCACTGCTCTAAAGCCCGTGCCCTTTACTTATAGTCCAAAATTTACGGTTTTGGGTAGGAAACTTGCCATCCATATCATGACGATTATATAAGCAACAACACTGAGATTAACATACATTCATTAGAAACTCAATATCTAATATTCGGTTTTTATTATTGATCATACTTATTTAACTGATACTCTTGAATAAGTTCAATTAACTTTTGGGCGTAGCTCGGATCAGTAGCATAGCCATGCTGTTGCAGTGCTTGAGCAGCTTGCTGATAATTTTTTGCCGCTAACACTGCTTGATAGTGTTGCCGATCCCAATCCGTACCATTTGTAAATAATTTGCTATGGGCAGCGATTGATTCATTCCAGTTTTGATAAACGGCAAAGCGAGCTGTAACTGTGATCCACTGACCGTTTACATATTCACCGGTGGTTAACAATTTAGCACTTGATTGAGCGTTTTTTATTCCAAAAAGATTATGATATTTGCTTGCTAATTCACTTTGACCCCAATCTGATTCTAAGGCTGCTTGAGCCAAGGTAATACTCGTTAAAATATGGTTTTCTCGCTGTTGCTGCTGAGCTGCTGGTAAAATTTTTTCAATAAATTGCCGTTTTTGTTGATCACTAATTTGCGAAACAGTTGGTGTATTAACTGCCCATCTGCCAATTA harbors:
- a CDS encoding glycoside hydrolase family 73 protein, giving the protein MTVRKKRQPKRKIKRRSTKTNFWFEHGHLRFSSLLFFLLLGGLIFLLSLGLIGRWAVNTPTVSQISDQQKRQFIEKILPAAQQQQRENHILTSITLAQAALESDWGQSELASKYHNLFGIKNAQSSAKLLTTGEYVNGQWITVTARFAVYQNWNESIAAHSKLFTNGTDWDRQHYQAVLAAKNYQQAAQALQQHGYATDPSYAQKLIELIQEYQLNKYDQ